The following are encoded in a window of Kitasatospora sp. NBC_01250 genomic DNA:
- a CDS encoding DUF475 domain-containing protein, translating into MFLRTFGWSFATTVAGLIAAGLIWGAEGFGVVLILAVLEISLSFDNAVVNATVLKRMTPFWQKIFLTVGVLIAVFGMRLLFPLLVVGLTAHIGPSTVIDLALNSGHTYHGLTYAQHLEAANPAIAAFGGTFLLMIFLDFILEEKDYHWLRWIERPLERIGRLEALSSVIALVALALAARFFAAGHAETVLLAGLLGLATYLAVNGLSGVFESNMEAAEESDEEAEEEGAAGAGAAAKPGKSLVQVAGKAAFFLFLYLEVLDASFSFDGVVGAFAISNDIFQITLGLGIGAMYIRSLTVFLVRKGTLDDYVYLEHGAHYAIGALAAILLISIEYKIPEIVTGLIGVAFIGAALASSMLRNRRTAALESVAEPEPTAVGKR; encoded by the coding sequence GTGTTCCTCCGCACTTTCGGATGGTCCTTCGCGACCACGGTCGCCGGGCTGATCGCGGCCGGGCTGATCTGGGGCGCCGAGGGTTTCGGCGTGGTGCTGATCCTCGCGGTCCTGGAGATCTCACTCTCGTTCGACAACGCCGTGGTCAACGCCACAGTGCTGAAGCGGATGACTCCGTTCTGGCAGAAGATCTTCCTGACGGTGGGCGTGCTGATCGCCGTCTTCGGCATGCGGCTGCTCTTCCCGCTGCTGGTCGTAGGCCTGACCGCGCACATCGGCCCGAGCACGGTGATCGACCTCGCGCTCAACTCCGGCCACACGTACCACGGTCTGACCTACGCCCAGCATCTGGAAGCGGCCAATCCCGCGATCGCCGCGTTCGGCGGGACCTTCCTGCTGATGATCTTCCTCGACTTCATCCTCGAGGAGAAGGACTACCACTGGCTGCGCTGGATCGAGCGCCCGCTGGAGCGGATCGGCCGGCTGGAGGCGCTCTCCTCGGTGATCGCACTGGTCGCGCTGGCGCTGGCGGCCCGCTTCTTCGCGGCGGGGCACGCGGAAACGGTCCTGCTGGCGGGGCTGCTGGGGCTGGCGACCTACCTCGCGGTCAACGGGCTCTCGGGTGTCTTCGAGTCGAACATGGAGGCTGCCGAGGAGAGTGACGAGGAGGCCGAGGAGGAGGGTGCCGCCGGGGCCGGTGCCGCCGCGAAGCCCGGCAAGTCGCTGGTCCAGGTGGCCGGCAAGGCCGCGTTCTTCCTCTTCCTGTACCTGGAGGTGCTGGACGCCTCGTTCTCCTTCGACGGGGTCGTCGGCGCCTTCGCGATCTCCAACGACATCTTCCAGATCACCCTGGGCCTGGGCATCGGGGCGATGTACATCCGCTCGCTGACCGTCTTCCTGGTCCGCAAGGGGACCCTGGACGACTACGTCTACCTGGAGCACGGCGCCCACTACGCGATCGGCGCGCTGGCGGCGATCCTGCTGATCTCGATCGAGTACAAGATCCCGGAGATCGTCACCGGGCTGATCGGCGTGGCCTTCATCGGCGCCGCCCTCGCCTCCTCGATGCTGCGCAACCGGCGCACCGCTGCGCTGGAGTCGGTGGCCGAACCGGAGCCGACGGCGGTCGGCAAGCGCTGA
- a CDS encoding TerD family protein, translating to MGVSLSKGGNVSLTKEAPGLTAVLVGLGWDARTTTGAEFDLDASALLCTEQGKVAKDSDFVFFNNLTSPDGSVEHTGDNLTGEGEGDDETIKVNLAAVPASVAKIVFPVSIYEAETRLQNFGQVRNAYIRVVNQAGGQEIARYDLTEDASTETAMVFGELYRSGAEWKFRAIGQGYASGLRGIAQDFGVNV from the coding sequence GTGGGTGTCAGCCTGAGCAAGGGCGGCAACGTCTCGCTGACCAAGGAGGCCCCGGGCCTGACCGCGGTGCTCGTCGGCCTCGGCTGGGACGCGCGCACCACGACGGGCGCGGAGTTCGACCTGGACGCCAGTGCGCTGCTCTGCACCGAGCAGGGCAAGGTCGCCAAGGACAGCGACTTCGTCTTCTTCAACAACCTGACCAGCCCGGACGGTTCGGTCGAGCACACCGGCGACAACCTGACCGGTGAGGGCGAGGGCGACGACGAGACGATCAAGGTCAACCTGGCCGCCGTGCCGGCCTCGGTCGCCAAGATCGTCTTCCCGGTCTCGATCTACGAGGCGGAGACCCGGCTGCAGAACTTCGGCCAGGTCCGCAACGCCTACATCCGGGTGGTCAACCAGGCCGGCGGTCAGGAGATCGCCCGCTACGACCTGACCGAGGACGCCTCCACCGAGACGGCGATGGTCTTCGGCGAGCTCTACCGCAGCGGCGCCGAGTGGAAGTTCCGCGCCATCGGCCAGGGCTACGCCTCGGGCCTGCGCGGCATCGCCCAGGACTTCGGTGTGAACGTCTGA
- a CDS encoding HpcH/HpaI aldolase/citrate lyase family protein, which translates to MRHFGHLGVDVRRRLFLVEPAAFDRHAPAATLATALGATLYLPATRGTLVSDVRRQAARGVTSMVLCLEDAIADGEVTAAEANLVDGLRALAEPVGAAGPGPVGLPLLFVRVRVPEQIGVLVGRLGTAARLLSGFVLPKFTEENGARYLDAVADAELACGQRMFAMPVLESPELAHLEHRRLELLGIAALLAKYRDRVLAVRLGVTDLCAAYGLRRSPESTAYDLALVAGVIGDVVNVLGRADGSGFTVTGPVWEYFPLGRSGAELTGLLREIALDRVNGLLGKTCVHPSQVPAVHASLVVGHEEYCDARDVLGSAAERGGGVVGSAYANKMNEVKPHRAWAERVLGRAELFGVARAGVGFAELFAACRDAEVRGGR; encoded by the coding sequence TTGCGCCATTTCGGCCACCTCGGCGTGGACGTCCGCCGTCGGCTCTTCCTGGTCGAGCCGGCGGCGTTCGACCGGCATGCCCCGGCGGCGACGCTGGCCACCGCGCTGGGCGCCACCCTCTATCTGCCCGCCACCCGCGGCACGCTGGTGAGCGATGTGCGCAGGCAGGCGGCCCGCGGGGTGACCTCGATGGTGCTCTGCCTGGAGGACGCCATCGCCGACGGCGAGGTGACCGCCGCCGAGGCGAACCTGGTCGACGGGCTGCGCGCGCTGGCGGAGCCGGTCGGCGCGGCCGGTCCGGGGCCGGTCGGGTTGCCGCTGCTCTTTGTGCGGGTCCGGGTCCCTGAGCAGATCGGGGTGCTGGTGGGTCGGCTGGGCACGGCGGCCCGGCTGCTGAGCGGCTTCGTGCTGCCCAAGTTCACCGAGGAGAACGGCGCGCGCTATCTGGACGCCGTGGCGGACGCCGAACTCGCCTGCGGACAGCGGATGTTCGCCATGCCGGTGCTGGAGTCGCCGGAACTCGCCCACCTGGAGCACCGCCGCCTGGAACTGCTCGGCATAGCTGCGCTCTTGGCGAAGTACCGGGACCGGGTGCTGGCCGTTCGGCTCGGTGTGACCGACCTGTGCGCGGCCTACGGGCTGCGCCGGTCGCCCGAGTCGACGGCCTACGACCTGGCCCTGGTGGCCGGCGTGATCGGGGACGTGGTCAACGTGCTCGGCCGGGCGGACGGCAGCGGATTCACCGTGACCGGGCCGGTCTGGGAGTACTTCCCGCTCGGGCGCAGCGGGGCGGAGCTGACCGGCCTGCTGCGCGAAATCGCACTCGACCGGGTCAACGGGCTGCTGGGCAAGACCTGCGTGCACCCGAGCCAGGTACCGGCGGTGCACGCCAGCCTGGTGGTCGGACACGAGGAGTACTGCGACGCGCGGGACGTGCTCGGCAGCGCGGCGGAGCGCGGCGGGGGCGTGGTGGGTTCGGCGTACGCCAACAAGATGAACGAGGTCAAGCCGCACCGCGCCTGGGCGGAGCGGGTGTTGGGGCGCGCTGAGCTGTTCGGGGTGGCACGGGCGGGGGTCGGGTTCGCGGAGCTGTTCGCGGCCTGCCGGGATGCGGAGGTTCGTGGTGGGCGTTGA
- a CDS encoding TerD family protein: MATIWEYLRGERNLPDMMGQVGKVTLTKSRPQHSITTSGATTGTLYVNLHWTARLVSGSQGALRRKLLQPRLLRPSQTETTQGGAENVDLDLACMYELTDGTRGVVQPLGKFFGDLQHPPYIKLSGDDQYGAPSGETMYINLEKKDQFKRLLIFVYIYDGTPAFDQTHAQIQIVPPSGPRLEINLDERAAAARSCAVVLIENRDGELMVRREVRYVHGFQSDLDRLYGFGMDWQRGYKEE, translated from the coding sequence ATGGCCACGATCTGGGAGTACCTGCGCGGCGAGCGGAACCTGCCCGACATGATGGGGCAGGTGGGGAAGGTGACGCTCACCAAGTCCCGGCCGCAGCACTCGATCACCACCTCCGGGGCGACCACCGGCACCCTCTACGTCAACCTGCACTGGACCGCCCGTCTGGTCTCCGGCTCGCAGGGCGCGCTGCGCCGCAAGCTGCTCCAGCCCCGGCTGCTGCGCCCGTCCCAGACCGAGACCACCCAGGGCGGCGCCGAGAACGTCGACCTCGACCTCGCCTGCATGTACGAACTCACCGACGGGACCCGGGGCGTGGTCCAGCCGCTCGGGAAGTTCTTCGGGGACCTGCAGCATCCGCCCTACATCAAGCTGAGCGGCGACGACCAGTACGGGGCGCCGTCCGGCGAGACGATGTACATCAACCTGGAGAAGAAGGACCAGTTCAAGCGGCTGCTGATCTTCGTCTACATCTACGACGGCACGCCGGCCTTCGACCAGACGCACGCGCAGATCCAGATCGTGCCGCCGAGCGGGCCGCGGCTGGAGATCAACCTGGACGAGCGGGCGGCGGCGGCCCGTTCGTGCGCGGTGGTGCTGATCGAGAACCGGGACGGGGAGCTGATGGTCCGTCGCGAGGTGCGGTACGTGCACGGGTTCCAGTCGGACCTGGACCGGCTGTACGGGTTCGGGATGGACTGGCAGCGGGGGTACAAGGAGGAGTAG
- a CDS encoding DUF3052 domain-containing protein, with the protein MSATADPADKSNPANKLGFEPGQIVQELGYDEDTDQELREGIEEITGEDLVDEDYDDVADAVLLWHREEDGDLTDALVDAQEYLADGGLIWLLTPKKGREGHVEAHEVAEAAQTAGLSQTSSITVAKDWAGTRLATPKAAKSGRR; encoded by the coding sequence GTGAGCGCGACCGCGGACCCCGCGGACAAGTCCAACCCGGCTAACAAGCTGGGCTTCGAGCCCGGCCAGATCGTTCAGGAGCTCGGGTACGACGAAGACACCGACCAGGAGCTCCGCGAGGGCATCGAGGAGATCACTGGTGAGGACCTCGTCGACGAGGACTACGACGACGTCGCCGACGCCGTCCTGCTGTGGCACCGCGAGGAGGACGGGGATCTGACCGATGCCCTCGTCGACGCCCAGGAGTACCTGGCCGATGGCGGCCTGATCTGGCTGCTGACGCCCAAGAAGGGCCGTGAGGGCCACGTCGAGGCGCACGAGGTCGCGGAGGCCGCGCAGACCGCGGGCCTCTCGCAGACCAGCTCGATCACGGTGGCCAAGGACTGGGCCGGTACCCGCCTGGCCACGCCGAAGGCGGCGAAGTCCGGCCGGCGCTGA
- a CDS encoding TerD family protein has translation MTHVMAKGANISLTATAVRAVLRWSAAPGTPDLDASALLLGAAGKVRSDADFVFYNQPRHPSGTVRHLPKHQSPGGEEITDAIEVDLGKLPAEVHRVVLAGSVEGGDFRAVRGLRVLLHDAAAPGAEPLAEFPVNETEPVSALVCAELYRRDGGWKFRAVGQGYASGLGGLATDFGIAVEEDAAPTATARPEPAPPAQHPAAPSARPAPRTEEPGTYTLAPAVPSPAAGIPAVPSPAAGAPTPPPPAAAPVTATAPAPTSAPGYGYPQQPPTAPAYPPAPPHQPSYGYPQQQPPYGYPQQPAPAPAPAPTYGYPQQPPPYGYPQQPPAPLPSQPTQVLDPDFALPPQGPQFQPR, from the coding sequence ATGACGCACGTGATGGCGAAGGGCGCCAACATCTCGCTGACCGCGACCGCGGTCCGCGCCGTGCTGCGCTGGAGCGCGGCACCGGGGACCCCGGACCTGGACGCCTCCGCGCTGCTGCTCGGCGCCGCCGGCAAGGTCCGCTCCGATGCCGACTTCGTCTTCTACAACCAGCCGCGGCATCCTTCGGGCACGGTGCGTCACCTGCCCAAGCACCAGAGCCCGGGCGGTGAGGAGATCACCGACGCCATCGAGGTCGACCTCGGGAAGCTGCCGGCCGAGGTCCACCGGGTGGTGCTGGCCGGCTCGGTCGAGGGCGGCGACTTCCGCGCCGTCCGCGGGCTGCGGGTGCTGCTCCACGACGCGGCCGCGCCCGGCGCCGAGCCGCTGGCCGAGTTCCCGGTCAACGAGACCGAGCCGGTCTCGGCCCTGGTCTGCGCCGAGCTCTACCGGCGGGACGGCGGCTGGAAGTTCCGCGCGGTCGGTCAGGGCTACGCCTCCGGCCTCGGCGGTCTCGCCACCGACTTCGGGATCGCGGTCGAGGAGGACGCCGCTCCCACCGCCACCGCCCGGCCCGAGCCGGCGCCCCCGGCACAGCACCCCGCCGCGCCCTCGGCGCGGCCCGCTCCGCGCACCGAGGAGCCCGGCACCTACACGCTCGCCCCGGCCGTCCCGTCCCCCGCCGCCGGCATCCCGGCCGTCCCGTCCCCGGCCGCCGGCGCCCCGACGCCCCCGCCGCCCGCCGCCGCGCCCGTCACCGCCACTGCGCCCGCGCCCACCAGCGCGCCCGGGTACGGCTACCCGCAGCAGCCGCCGACCGCCCCCGCCTACCCGCCGGCTCCGCCGCACCAGCCCAGCTACGGCTACCCGCAGCAGCAGCCCCCCTACGGCTACCCCCAGCAGCCGGCCCCCGCCCCGGCGCCCGCCCCCACGTACGGCTACCCCCAGCAACCGCCGCCCTACGGCTACCCGCAGCAGCCCCCAGCGCCCCTGCCGTCCCAGCCCACCCAGGTGCTCGACCCGGACTTCGCCCTGCCCCCGCAGGGCCCCCAGTTCCAGCCCCGCTGA
- a CDS encoding peroxiredoxin — translation MAIEVGTQAPDFELKNQHGELVKLSDFRGEKNVVLVFYPFAFTGVCTGEVCAIQKELPRLQNEDVQILAVSNDSPFTLRVFADQEGLSYPLLSDFWPHGAVSEAYGVFDGEKGCAVRGTFVIDKAGVVRWSVVNGLPDARDEQEYLTVLAAL, via the coding sequence ATGGCCATCGAGGTCGGCACCCAGGCTCCGGACTTCGAGCTGAAGAACCAGCACGGCGAGCTGGTCAAGCTCTCCGACTTCCGGGGCGAGAAGAACGTCGTCCTGGTCTTCTACCCCTTCGCCTTCACCGGTGTCTGCACCGGCGAGGTCTGCGCGATCCAGAAGGAGCTGCCGCGGCTCCAGAACGAGGACGTGCAGATCCTGGCGGTCTCCAACGACTCGCCCTTCACCCTGCGCGTCTTCGCCGACCAGGAGGGCCTCTCCTACCCGCTGCTGTCGGACTTCTGGCCGCACGGCGCGGTCTCCGAGGCCTACGGCGTCTTCGACGGCGAGAAGGGCTGCGCGGTCCGCGGCACCTTCGTGATCGACAAGGCCGGCGTGGTGCGCTGGTCGGTCGTCAACGGCCTGCCGGACGCCCGGGACGAGCAGGAGTACCTCACGGTGCTCGCCGCGCTCTGA
- a CDS encoding DUF2637 domain-containing protein: MSFSSTQLAWVVVGGAALLVIAVLTATLRFKSAKTQENGDSWERSEERRRRKEMVYGISSYVLLFCCAGVAAALSFHGLVGFGTQNLGLSGGWEYLVPFGLDGAAMFCSVLAVREASHGDAALGSRLLVWLFAFASAWFNWVHAPRGGDHAGAPQFFSGMSISAAVLFDRALKQTRRAALREQGLIPRPLPQIRIVRWLRAPRETYAAWSLMLLENVRSLDEAVEEVREERQAKLDAKVQARSADRRERAELKAISRGGVLARTRGGRQVPALTAGAGDGQPASEPALAEAALTDHAVTEGAPAGSDATRSTLGRSALEPAALSASPRRTAVGGSRSASDSIDLTAEDDTLALPKLDSPFDSLERKLRAMEKRLG, encoded by the coding sequence ATGTCATTCTCGTCCACACAGCTGGCCTGGGTCGTCGTCGGCGGCGCGGCCCTGCTCGTCATAGCCGTCCTGACGGCCACGCTGCGCTTCAAGAGTGCCAAGACCCAGGAGAACGGGGACTCCTGGGAGCGCAGCGAGGAGCGCCGCCGCCGCAAGGAGATGGTGTACGGGATCTCCTCCTACGTGCTGCTCTTCTGCTGCGCCGGCGTCGCGGCCGCGCTCTCCTTCCACGGCCTGGTCGGCTTCGGCACCCAGAACCTGGGCTTGTCGGGCGGCTGGGAGTACCTCGTCCCGTTCGGCCTGGACGGCGCCGCGATGTTCTGCTCGGTGCTCGCCGTGCGCGAGGCCAGCCACGGTGACGCGGCGCTCGGCTCCCGCCTGCTGGTCTGGCTCTTCGCCTTCGCCTCGGCCTGGTTCAACTGGGTGCACGCGCCGCGCGGCGGCGACCACGCCGGTGCCCCGCAGTTCTTCTCCGGCATGTCGATCTCGGCCGCCGTGCTCTTCGACCGCGCGCTCAAGCAGACCCGCCGGGCGGCGCTGCGCGAGCAGGGCCTGATACCGCGTCCGCTGCCGCAGATCCGCATCGTGCGCTGGCTGCGCGCCCCGCGCGAGACCTACGCCGCCTGGTCGCTGATGCTGCTGGAGAACGTCCGCAGCCTGGACGAGGCGGTCGAGGAGGTCCGCGAGGAGCGGCAGGCGAAGCTGGACGCCAAGGTGCAGGCACGCAGTGCGGACCGCCGCGAGCGGGCCGAGCTGAAGGCGATCTCCCGGGGCGGTGTGCTGGCCCGCACCCGCGGCGGGCGCCAGGTGCCCGCGCTGACCGCCGGCGCCGGCGACGGCCAGCCCGCTTCGGAGCCTGCCCTAGCCGAAGCCGCCCTCACCGACCACGCCGTGACCGAAGGCGCACCGGCCGGCTCCGACGCCACCCGCAGCACCCTCGGCCGGTCCGCACTGGAGCCCGCCGCGCTCTCCGCCTCCCCGCGCCGCACGGCCGTCGGCGGCAGCCGCAGCGCCTCCGACAGCATCGACCTGACGGCCGAGGACGACACCCTCGCGCTGCCCAAGCTCGACTCCCCCTTCGACTCCCTGGAGCGCAAGCTGCGCGCCATGGAGAAGCGCCTGGGCTGA
- a CDS encoding TerD family protein, which produces MSVTLAKGGNVSLSKAAPGLTQVQIGLGWDARSTTGAPFDLDASALLCSGGRVLGDEYFVFYNNLKSPEGSVEHLGDNLVGGQEGDEGDEEVMVVNLDLVPAQVDKVVFPVSIYDADARVQSFGQVRNAYIRVVNQAGGQEIARYDLTEDASSETAMIFGELYRYQGEWKFRAVGQGYASGLRGIALDFGVNVQ; this is translated from the coding sequence ATGAGTGTCACGCTCGCCAAGGGCGGCAACGTCTCGCTGAGCAAGGCCGCGCCCGGCCTGACCCAGGTTCAGATCGGCCTGGGCTGGGACGCCCGGTCGACCACCGGCGCGCCCTTCGACCTCGACGCGAGCGCGCTGCTCTGCTCGGGCGGCCGGGTGCTCGGCGACGAGTACTTCGTCTTCTACAACAACCTCAAGAGCCCGGAGGGCTCGGTCGAGCACCTGGGCGACAACCTGGTCGGCGGCCAGGAGGGTGACGAGGGCGACGAGGAGGTGATGGTGGTCAACCTGGACCTGGTGCCCGCGCAGGTCGACAAGGTGGTCTTCCCGGTCTCGATCTACGACGCGGACGCGCGGGTGCAGAGCTTCGGCCAGGTCCGCAACGCCTACATCCGGGTGGTCAACCAGGCCGGCGGTCAGGAGATCGCCCGCTACGACCTGACCGAGGACGCCTCCAGCGAGACCGCGATGATCTTCGGCGAGCTCTACCGCTACCAGGGCGAGTGGAAGTTCCGGGCGGTCGGCCAGGGGTACGCGTCCGGTCTGCGCGGAATCGCCCTCGACTTTGGGGTCAACGTACAGTAA
- a CDS encoding phosphoribosyltransferase: MGAGVCDGAVWSGDWVTERLGMELVGDPELTELLGLAVRDNPKRAQLLVSQVLGKHVPQRPGLVLGAGRRLGAAVRERLGDGGAGEGLGDGVGPAEPVTVLGFAETATGLGHCVADELDACYLHSTRRPVAWMVPAAGFEEVHSHATSHLLLPDHPELLAGDGPLVLVDDELSTGQTVLNTIEALHRIWPRRRYLLAALVDLRGDTDRARLAAFAAELGASVEVVALAQGRVRLPADANARGRELVAALAADGGSAASGAGHVPGGAGEAGAGRAARGELVRAELPWPAEVPEGGRHGFRPAQRRALEAALPDLGERLAKELRGSERRVLVLGCEELSYAPLRLAHALEAALEGAGASVGCSVRFSTTTRSPVLVVDDPGYAIRSGLAFPAHGAPQEGGGTRFAYNVAPGREAARRFETVVLVVDAVSDTPELRSAGGLLDQLRAVTDRVVLVVLPVWHPGAAAAPPVGALLAPVPAGALSAPVPASAPPAPLPVPLRGPAFSSYAAEEVGWLLTDLSAVALEAPTEEREEAVQSGGAHYAESLPVEYHPGPEYLELFQQALRGSARRIALAVGTVAEMLVRERGRDLVLASLARAGTPVGILIRRWLAAEHRIDAPHYAVSIIRGRGVDPVALRYLAERHDPRQVVFVDGWTGKGAITRELSEALAGTPFDPDLAVLADPGRCVRTFGTREDFLIPSACLNSTVSGLISRTVLRRDLIGPGDFHGAKYYQELAPADVSRAFLDTVTEWFPEVRAEVAAAEPPADADRAPTWTGWAAVERISAEYGIGSLNLVKPGVGETTRVLLRRVPWRILARRGAGADLDHVRLLAAQRGVPVEEVDELPYSCVGLIHPQFSRGATGPTGHAV, translated from the coding sequence ATGGGTGCTGGCGTGTGTGACGGTGCGGTGTGGTCCGGGGACTGGGTCACCGAGCGGCTGGGCATGGAGCTGGTGGGGGATCCCGAGCTGACCGAGCTGCTCGGGCTCGCGGTCCGGGACAATCCGAAGCGGGCGCAGCTGCTGGTCTCGCAGGTGCTCGGCAAGCACGTGCCGCAGCGGCCCGGGCTGGTGCTCGGCGCCGGACGGCGGCTGGGCGCGGCGGTGCGCGAGCGGCTGGGCGACGGCGGGGCGGGCGAGGGGCTGGGCGACGGGGTGGGCCCGGCGGAGCCGGTGACGGTGCTGGGCTTCGCCGAGACCGCGACCGGGCTCGGCCACTGCGTGGCCGACGAGCTGGACGCGTGCTATCTGCACTCCACCCGGCGGCCGGTGGCCTGGATGGTGCCGGCGGCCGGCTTCGAGGAGGTGCACTCGCACGCCACCTCGCACCTGTTGCTGCCCGACCATCCGGAACTGCTCGCGGGTGACGGGCCGTTGGTCCTGGTGGACGACGAACTGTCGACCGGGCAGACGGTGTTGAACACGATCGAGGCGCTGCACCGGATTTGGCCGCGTCGGCGGTACCTGCTGGCCGCGCTGGTCGACCTGCGCGGTGACACCGACCGGGCCCGACTGGCCGCGTTCGCAGCCGAGTTGGGTGCGAGCGTCGAGGTGGTGGCGCTGGCCCAGGGGCGGGTGCGACTGCCGGCGGATGCGAATGCGCGGGGGCGGGAGCTGGTGGCGGCATTGGCCGCGGACGGGGGATCCGCGGCGAGTGGGGCGGGGCACGTGCCGGGCGGGGCGGGTGAGGCGGGAGCCGGCCGGGCGGCGCGCGGTGAGCTGGTGCGGGCCGAGCTGCCGTGGCCGGCCGAGGTGCCCGAGGGCGGGCGGCACGGATTCCGGCCCGCGCAGCGCCGGGCGCTGGAGGCGGCGCTGCCCGATCTGGGGGAGCGGCTGGCCAAGGAACTGCGCGGCAGTGAGCGGCGGGTCCTGGTGCTGGGCTGCGAAGAGTTGAGCTACGCGCCGCTGCGGCTGGCGCACGCGCTGGAGGCGGCGCTGGAGGGCGCGGGCGCGTCGGTGGGCTGCTCGGTCCGCTTCTCGACGACCACGCGCTCGCCGGTCCTCGTGGTGGACGACCCCGGCTACGCGATCCGGAGCGGGCTGGCCTTTCCCGCGCACGGTGCGCCGCAGGAGGGTGGCGGCACGCGGTTCGCGTACAACGTGGCGCCGGGGCGGGAGGCGGCGCGGCGGTTCGAGACGGTCGTGCTGGTCGTCGACGCCGTCTCCGACACGCCCGAACTGCGCTCGGCGGGCGGGCTGTTGGACCAGCTGCGGGCGGTGACGGACCGGGTGGTGCTGGTGGTGCTGCCGGTCTGGCACCCCGGCGCTGCCGCCGCGCCGCCGGTGGGGGCGCTGCTCGCGCCGGTGCCTGCGGGTGCGTTGTCTGCGCCGGTGCCTGCGAGTGCGCCGCCCGCGCCGTTGCCGGTCCCGCTGCGTGGTCCGGCCTTCTCCTCCTACGCGGCCGAGGAGGTGGGCTGGCTGCTGACCGATCTGTCCGCTGTCGCGCTGGAGGCGCCCACCGAGGAGCGGGAGGAGGCCGTGCAGTCCGGCGGCGCCCACTACGCGGAGTCGCTGCCGGTGGAGTACCACCCGGGCCCCGAGTACCTGGAGCTGTTCCAGCAGGCGCTGCGCGGCTCGGCCCGGCGGATCGCGCTGGCCGTCGGCACCGTCGCGGAGATGCTGGTCCGTGAGCGCGGCCGGGACCTGGTGCTGGCCTCGCTGGCCCGGGCCGGGACCCCCGTCGGCATCCTGATCCGCCGCTGGCTGGCCGCCGAGCACCGGATCGACGCGCCGCACTACGCCGTCTCGATCATCCGTGGCCGGGGCGTCGATCCGGTCGCGCTGCGCTATCTGGCGGAGCGTCATGATCCGCGTCAGGTCGTCTTCGTGGACGGCTGGACCGGGAAGGGTGCGATCACCCGGGAGCTGTCCGAGGCGCTGGCCGGCACCCCGTTCGACCCCGACCTCGCGGTGCTCGCCGACCCCGGCCGCTGCGTGCGGACCTTCGGCACCCGGGAGGACTTCCTGATCCCGTCCGCCTGCCTCAACTCGACGGTCTCCGGCCTGATTTCGCGCACCGTGCTGCGGCGGGACCTGATCGGGCCCGGCGACTTCCACGGCGCCAAGTACTACCAGGAGTTGGCGCCCGCGGACGTCTCGCGCGCCTTCCTGGACACGGTGACCGAGTGGTTCCCCGAGGTCCGCGCGGAGGTGGCCGCCGCCGAGCCGCCGGCCGACGCCGACCGGGCGCCGACCTGGACGGGCTGGGCCGCGGTGGAGCGGATCAGCGCCGAGTACGGGATCGGCAGCCTCAACCTGGTCAAGCCCGGCGTGGGCGAGACCACTCGGGTCCTGCTGCGCCGGGTGCCGTGGCGGATCCTGGCCCGCCGGGGCGCGGGGGCGGATCTGGACCACGTCCGGCTGCTGGCCGCGCAGCGCGGCGTGCCGGTGGAGGAGGTGGACGAGTTGCCGTACTCGTGCGTGGGACTGATCCACCCGCAGTTCAGCCGGGGTGCGACCGGGCCGACGGGGCACGCGGTATGA